In the Drosophila biarmipes strain raj3 chromosome X, RU_DBia_V1.1, whole genome shotgun sequence genome, one interval contains:
- the LOC108023760 gene encoding LOW QUALITY PROTEIN: uncharacterized protein LOC108023760 (The sequence of the model RefSeq protein was modified relative to this genomic sequence to represent the inferred CDS: substituted 1 base at 1 genomic stop codon), with translation MNKKSPLPLAAFLGSDGSGSCAASGSSNVAATAAAAAAANGSGGRGGRQSSAGGAAVGGGGASKADKREAGGGGVSLCGCQKAPKSHCISATGVLLLVLLYTAMGSIVFVTLEGELEDGGTLETAVAASKPYPRTELANAEIRSRTVDRLWSITEDLNILYKENWTRLAAQEVQLFQDTLLRAVRQSKVYPPGGIQLNAPTHKWTYASAFLYSLTLITTIGYGGISPRTQWGRVAALVYALFGIPIVLLYLSAMGEALSAGMRCLFRRQRVKGGPGSGSSGGGASGGVGSGVGGVGGGGRKQDKGKGQGHYGHQKLHQYGLPPSVYQQQQAQQQAQQQQAQQQSQQQQSQQQQAQQGKKSSGSRRGSPSVPISICVCVLLCYVSSGAILFHKLQNWSVLESLYFCFTSLGTIGFGEMAPNGSVALYTASAYILVGMAVVAMCFSLIQTEIVLWLRRFSVQDHVMPKAEELALVTVAVTPKPSXQRPSADPSVGVGLGLGLAQPQNNLGQHQTMFFGPAHTLTQYSSLPRRSHLQGGVANAGGSAFQRNTPIRRSTGIPEHHLEYFVPRSISEFNLSGVGDLALPPPRRYSPNMGVGGMNMGMGSGMGMGMNMGMNMGMGLPHGLQLGPPQTLLCSATPSVQQQPPPPPAQLQIVTLKPRSEKMVTFEDESKQAAGAAASGSGTPPHCPHGVPTTPRKSPAVGDIFM, from the exons ATGAACAAGAAGTCGCCACTGCCGCTGGCGGCTTTcctcggcagcgacggcagcGGAAGCTGTGCcgccagcggcagcagcaatgtggcagccacagcagcggcggcggcagcagcgaaCGGTTCCGGCGGCCGCGGCGGTCGGCAGTCGTCGGCGGGCGGAGCGGCGGTCGGTGGCGGCGGCGCCTCCAAGGCAGACAAGCGGGAGGCGGGCGGCGGGGGCGTCAGTCTCTGTGGCTGTCAAAAGGCGCCCAAGTCGCACTGCATATCGGCAACAG GCGTACttctgctggtgctgctcTACACCGCCATGGGCTCAATTGTCTTCGTGACCCTCGAGGGCGAACTGGAGGACGGGGGCACCCTGGAAACCGCAGTGGCCGCCTCCAAGCCCTATCCCCGCACCGAACTGGCCAACGCTGAGATACGTTCCAG GACGGTGGATCGCTTGTGGTCGATAACGGAGGACCTGAACATACTGTACAAGGAGAACTGGACCCGCCTCGCCGCCCAGGAGGTGCAGCTGTTCCAG GACACTTTGCTGCGGGCTGTGCGCCAGTCTAAGGTCTATCCCCCCGGCGGCATCCAGCTGAATGCACCGACACACAAATGGACCTACGCCTCGGCCTTTCTGTACTCCCTGACATTAATTACGACGATAG GATACGGCGGCATTTCACCCCGGACGCAGTGGGGCCGGGTTGCGGCCCTGGTATACGCCCTCTTCGGCATCCCCATCGTGCTGCTCTACCTGTCCGCCATGGGCGAGGCCCTCTCGGCGGGCATGCGCTGCCTGTTCCGGCGGCAGCGGGTCAAGGGCGGTCCTGGCAGCGGATCCTCCGGCGGAGGCGCCTCCGGCGGCGTGGGCTCGGGCGTGGGCGGAGTCGGCGGCGGCGGACGCAAGCAGGACAAGGGCAAGGGCCAGGGGCACTATGGCCACCAGAAGCTGCATCAGTACGGACTGCCGCCCTCGGTctaccagcagcaacaggcgcagcagcaggcgcagcagcaacaggcgcagcagcagtcgcagcagcagcagtcgcaacagcagcaggcgcagcagGGCAAGAAGTCCTCGGGCAGTCGCCGCGGCTCACCCAGCGTGCCCATCTCCATCTGCGTGTGCGTCCTCCTCTGCTACGTGAGCAGCGGGGCCATCCTCTTCCACAAGCTGCAGAACTGGAGTGTGCTGGAGTCCCTGTACTTCTGCTTCACCTCGCTGGGCACCATTGGATTCGGCGAGATGGCGCCCAACGGCTCGGTGGCCCTCTACACGGCCTCCGCCTACATCCTGGTGGGCATGGCCGTGGTGGCCATGTGCTTCAGCCTCATCCAGACGGAGATTGTGCTGTGGCTGCGCCGCTTCAGTGTGCAGGACCATGTGATGCCCAAGGCCGAGGAGCTGGCCCTCGTCACCGTGGCGGTGACCCCCAAGCCCTCCTGACAGCGACCCAGCGCGGATCCCAGTGTGGGTGTGGGCCTGGGATTGGGCTTGGCACAGCCGCAGAATAATCTCGGCCAGCATCAGACCATGTTCTTCGGCCCCGCCCATACGCTCACGCAGTACAGCTCGCTGCCCCGCAGGAGCCACCTGCAGGGCGGGGTGGCCAATGCCGGAGGATCGGCCTTCCAGCGGAACACGCCCATACGGCGATCGACGGGCATACCCGAACACCACCTGGAGTACTTTGTGCCGCGCAGCATCAGTGAGTTTAACCTGTCCGGAGTCGGGGACCTCGCCCTGCCGCCGCCCCGGCGCTACTCACCCAACATGGGCGTGGGTGGCATGAACATGGGCATGGGCtcgggcatgggcatgggcatgaaCATGGGCATGAACATGGGTATGGGCCTGCCGCATGGCCTGCAACTGGGTCCACCCCAGACGCTGCTCTGCTCGGCCACGCCCTctgtgcagcagcagccgcctccgccgcccgcCCAGCTGCAGATTGTGACCCTGAAACCGCGCAGCGAGAAGATGGTGACCTTCGAGGACGAGTCCAAGCAGGCGGCTGGGGCTGCCGCCTCCGGTTCTGGCACCCCGCCGCACTGCCCGCACGGAGTGCCCACCACCCCGCGAAAGTCGCCGGCCGTGGGCGACATATTCATGTGA